ccatgtgtgtgtgtgtgtgtgtgtgtgtgtcccatgtCCCGtgtcccgtgtgtgtgtgtgtatgtgtgtgtgtgtcccgtgtcccgtgtgtgtatgtgtgtataatgaTAACACCTGAAACTCAGattgataaaacatttaataagaGAAGAGCCTGAAGAATGATGATGTCACACCTTGATGATGTCATACCTAATCTTCTGCAAACATCAACATCATAATGACCTCATATTACACTTCTTTAATCTAAGGCAGGGAATCAACGTCCAATGAGATCCGCCGGAAGGGGCGGGGCTTGGTCTCCCTGGGTGGTGGTGGCGGCCTGTGATTGGTCGGCCCGGGTGGCTGTGGCGGCCTGTGATTGGTCGGCCCGGGTGGCGGTGGCGGCCTGTGATTGGTTGGCCAGGGTGGCGGCCTGTGATTGGTCGGCCCAGGTGGCGGTGGCGGCCTGTGATTGGTCAGCCCGGGTGGCGGTGGCGGCCTGTGATTGGTCGGCCCGGGTGGCGGTGGCGGCCTGTGATTGGTCGGCCCGGGTGGCGGTGGCCTGTGATTGGTCGGCCCGGGTGCGGTTGTGGATCCACGGCAGGTAGTTGGAGACGCGGGTGTAGATGCCGTAGTCGCCCGGCCGGGCGCAGCCCTTCCCCCAACTCACAATCCCCAGCAGGAAGGTGGTGTTCCTGTACCGGGTCACCAGAGGACCCCCGCTGTCCCCTGCAGGGACGGAGACACCAGGGGACACttagagggggagggagggacatAAGGAcacaaggaaaggaaaggaaaggaaaggaaaggaaggaaaggaagcGGGtgggaaggaaaaagaaaggacataaggaaagaaaaggaaaggacataaggaaaggaggaaaggaaaggaggaaatgacacaaggaaaggaaaggaggaaaggaaaggaggaaaggacacaatgaaaggaaagaaggaaaggaa
This region of Etheostoma cragini isolate CJK2018 unplaced genomic scaffold, CSU_Ecrag_1.0 ScbMSFa_4210, whole genome shotgun sequence genomic DNA includes:
- the LOC117941086 gene encoding acrosin-like; its protein translation is DSGGPLVTRYRNTTFLLGIVSWGKGCARPGDYGIYTRVSNYLPWIHNRTRADQSQATATRADQSQAATATRADQSQAATATRADQSQAATATWADQSQAATLANQSQAATATRADQSQAATATRADQSQAATTTQGDQAPPLPADLIGR